A region of Malaciobacter marinus DNA encodes the following proteins:
- a CDS encoding DEAD/DEAH box helicase codes for MSFSQLGLNPNILKAVKEQGYTSPTPIQKESIPVILNHKDVLAAAQTGTGKTAAFTLPLLEKMSQKPNKKGQKSYIKALILAPTRELALQVSENIQTYSKYLSLKTAVIFGGVGISPQKASLRKGVDIVIATPGRLLDHMSQKTIDLSRVEFLVLDEADRMLDMGFIHDIKKVVASIPNKRQTLLFSATFSPEIKKLSNSFLDNPKLIEVARSNALSEQVSQVVHYVQKDKKKNLLAFLIHTQKWNQVLVFTRTKHGANKLSEFLNKSNIPSLAIHGNKSQGARTSALSNFKSKKIRVLVATDIAARGIDIELLPHVVNFELPNVPEDYVHRIGRTGRAGNNGIALSLVCDEESQYLKDIERLTKISIPVKDIEGFTVPLLKKVNKKSDSKNRTNRRDSNKKTTTNHRRSTRSRNNSR; via the coding sequence ATGTCATTTTCACAATTAGGATTGAATCCTAATATTTTAAAAGCAGTAAAAGAGCAAGGCTATACAAGCCCAACTCCAATACAAAAAGAATCAATACCAGTTATACTAAATCATAAAGATGTTTTAGCAGCTGCACAAACAGGTACTGGTAAAACAGCCGCATTTACTCTTCCATTATTAGAAAAAATGAGTCAAAAACCCAATAAAAAAGGGCAAAAATCTTATATAAAAGCATTGATTTTAGCACCTACAAGAGAGTTAGCCTTACAAGTTTCTGAAAATATACAAACTTATAGTAAGTATCTTTCTTTGAAAACAGCAGTTATATTTGGTGGAGTTGGAATAAGTCCACAAAAAGCAAGTTTGCGAAAAGGTGTTGATATTGTTATTGCAACACCAGGTAGGCTATTAGATCACATGTCACAAAAAACAATAGATTTATCAAGAGTTGAATTTTTAGTTCTTGATGAAGCAGATAGAATGTTAGATATGGGATTTATCCATGATATTAAAAAAGTTGTTGCAAGTATCCCAAATAAAAGACAAACACTTCTTTTTTCAGCTACTTTTTCACCTGAAATTAAAAAATTATCAAATTCATTTTTAGATAATCCTAAATTAATTGAAGTTGCAAGAAGCAATGCTTTATCAGAGCAAGTTTCACAAGTTGTTCATTATGTACAAAAAGATAAGAAAAAAAATCTTTTAGCCTTTTTAATACATACTCAAAAGTGGAATCAAGTTTTAGTTTTTACAAGAACAAAACATGGTGCAAATAAGTTAAGTGAATTTTTAAATAAAAGTAATATTCCCTCATTAGCAATTCATGGAAATAAATCACAAGGGGCAAGAACAAGTGCTCTAAGTAATTTTAAATCAAAAAAAATAAGAGTTTTAGTAGCTACTGATATTGCAGCAAGAGGTATTGATATTGAACTTTTACCCCATGTTGTAAATTTTGAATTGCCAAATGTTCCTGAAGATTATGTTCACAGAATAGGAAGAACAGGTAGAGCAGGGAATAATGGTATTGCTTTATCTTTAGTTTGTGATGAAGAGAGTCAATATTTAAAAGATATTGAAAGACTTACAAAAATATCTATTCCTGTAAAAGATATTGAAGGCTTTACTGTTCCTTTATTAAAAAAAGTTAATAAAAAAAGTGATAGTAAAAATAGAACTAATAGAAGAGATTCAAATAAAAAAACTACAACTAATCATCGTAGAAGTACTAGAAGTAGAAATAATAGTAGATAA
- a CDS encoding acetate/propionate family kinase, which yields MNVFILNAGSSSLKYQLMNPITKDVLAAGICERIGIDGVLKHEFGNDQKLKIDVSMPTHKEAIELVLRTLTDGEGKVIDSINDIEAIGHRAVHGGEEFASSVMVTDKVIDAMKKLIPLAPLHNPANIMGMEICQQLMPGIPNVAVFDTAFHQTMPDYAYMYALPYDQYTKHGIRKYGFHGTSHYFVSNEARGMLDKKHNTRIIVCHLGNGSSVSAVLDGKCIDTSMGLTPVQGLMMGTRAGDVGAGAISFMMSQEEMTINQTLDLMNKKSGILGISGKSSDLREVLDGMQEGDDKCRLAVDMVAYNIKKYVGSYVAALDGIDALCFTGGIGENSALIREIVCAGLDGMGLNIDPTKNNKRSNKARDIATNSSAARIFVIPTNEEFVIANDTYKLVSGLEK from the coding sequence ATGAATGTATTTATTTTAAACGCAGGGAGTTCATCATTAAAATACCAGTTAATGAATCCAATAACAAAAGATGTATTAGCAGCTGGTATTTGTGAAAGAATTGGAATTGATGGTGTTTTAAAACATGAATTTGGAAATGATCAAAAATTAAAAATTGATGTTTCAATGCCTACACATAAAGAGGCTATTGAGCTTGTGTTAAGAACATTAACTGATGGTGAAGGTAAAGTAATTGACTCAATTAATGATATTGAAGCAATTGGACATAGAGCTGTACATGGTGGAGAAGAGTTTGCATCGTCTGTTATGGTTACTGATAAAGTAATTGATGCAATGAAAAAACTTATTCCATTAGCTCCTTTACATAACCCTGCTAATATTATGGGTATGGAAATTTGTCAACAATTAATGCCTGGTATTCCAAATGTTGCAGTATTTGATACAGCATTTCACCAAACAATGCCAGATTATGCTTATATGTATGCTTTACCATATGATCAATATACAAAACATGGTATTAGAAAATATGGTTTCCATGGAACATCTCACTATTTTGTTTCAAATGAAGCAAGAGGAATGTTAGATAAAAAACACAATACAAGAATTATAGTATGTCACTTAGGAAATGGTTCATCTGTTTCTGCTGTATTAGATGGAAAATGTATAGATACATCAATGGGACTTACTCCTGTTCAAGGTTTGATGATGGGAACAAGAGCTGGAGATGTAGGTGCTGGTGCTATTTCATTTATGATGAGTCAAGAAGAAATGACAATAAATCAAACACTTGATTTAATGAACAAAAAATCTGGTATTTTAGGTATTTCTGGTAAATCTTCAGATTTAAGAGAAGTTCTTGATGGAATGCAAGAAGGTGATGATAAATGTAGGTTAGCTGTTGATATGGTTGCTTATAATATTAAAAAATATGTTGGTTCATATGTTGCCGCACTTGATGGTATAGATGCATTATGCTTTACAGGTGGAATTGGGGAGAATTCTGCTTTAATAAGAGAAATAGTATGTGCTGGACTTGATGGAATGGGATTAAATATTGATCCTACTAAAAATAACAAAAGATCAAACAAAGCTAGAGATATTGCAACAAATAGTTCTGCTGCTAGAATTTTTGTTATTCCAACAAATGAAGAGTTTGTTATTGCAAATGATACATACAAACTTGTTTCTGGACTTGAAAAATAA
- the pta gene encoding phosphate acetyltransferase: protein MSLINSIKNNAREKLRNIVLPECEDERVLKAAQQVLEDKTANIILIGNEENIKANAQKCEANIDGAKIVDPKKFENIDTYVNELVELRKSKGLTKEEATQIMTNEPRFFGCMMVRLKDADGLVAGSNSPTADVLRAAIQVIKTAPGINTVSSTFIMETKDKEFGEDGLILFADCAVLPDPNPEQLADIASSTAATAKNVVGLDPKVAMLSFSTMGSAKHPLVSKVQDAVSILKERNVDFKFDGEMQADAAIVPTIGAKKAPESSVAGNANVLVFPDLQSGNIGYKLVQRFAKADAHGPIVQGLAKPVNDLSRGCSVEDIANLVAITATQVED, encoded by the coding sequence ATGAGTCTAATAAATAGTATTAAAAATAATGCTAGAGAGAAGCTTAGAAATATCGTTCTTCCAGAGTGTGAAGATGAAAGAGTATTAAAAGCTGCACAGCAAGTTTTAGAAGATAAAACAGCAAATATTATCCTAATAGGAAATGAAGAAAATATAAAAGCAAATGCACAAAAGTGTGAAGCTAATATTGATGGTGCTAAAATAGTTGATCCTAAAAAATTTGAAAATATTGACACTTATGTTAATGAATTAGTTGAATTGAGAAAATCAAAAGGACTAACAAAAGAAGAAGCTACGCAAATCATGACAAATGAACCAAGATTTTTTGGTTGTATGATGGTAAGATTGAAAGATGCTGATGGCTTAGTTGCTGGTTCAAATTCACCTACAGCAGATGTTTTAAGAGCTGCTATTCAAGTTATTAAAACTGCACCTGGAATAAATACTGTATCTTCAACATTTATTATGGAAACTAAAGATAAAGAGTTTGGAGAAGATGGTTTGATTTTATTTGCAGACTGTGCTGTTTTACCAGATCCAAATCCTGAACAATTAGCTGATATAGCTTCAAGTACAGCTGCAACTGCTAAAAATGTTGTAGGATTAGATCCAAAAGTTGCAATGCTTTCTTTTTCTACAATGGGTAGTGCTAAACATCCACTTGTATCTAAAGTTCAAGATGCAGTTTCAATTTTAAAAGAAAGAAATGTTGATTTTAAATTTGATGGTGAAATGCAAGCAGATGCTGCAATTGTACCAACAATTGGTGCTAAAAAAGCTCCAGAAAGTAGTGTTGCAGGTAATGCAAATGTATTAGTTTTCCCTGATTTACAATCTGGTAATATTGGTTATAAACTAGTACAAAGATTTGCAAAAGCAGATGCACACGGACCAATTGTTCAAGGTTTAGCAAAACCTGTAAATGATCTATCAAGAGGTTGTTCAGTTGAAGATATTGCAAATTTAGTTGCAATTACAGCTACACAAGTAGAAGATTAA
- a CDS encoding acetate/propionate family kinase, which translates to MLVLILNAGSSSLKFQLMNHATHDVFARGVAERIGVDGRLAIESNGTKTKKDVNLPTHKEAIELVLESLVTKPHKVIDSVEKDIDAIGHRVVHGGEYFSKSVIIDENVITKLERLVPLAPLHNPAHIMGIKICMDLMKEKPNVAVFDTAFHQTMDPSTYLYAVPYEDYKKFALRKYGFHGTSHHFVSKEANKLLKKDNPKVIVCHLGNGSSICAVKDGKSIDTSMGLTPLEGLIMGTRSGDIDPAAISYLMEKKQMSAQDVVNYLNKKSGLLGVSGISSDLREVIEASTNGDERAILAIDMICNRIKKYICAYAGMLGGLDAICFTAGVGENASIIREKACENLNFMGIELDNEKNEKRQTGKREINTNKSKVKIFVIPTNEEFVIANDTYNLAKDL; encoded by the coding sequence ATGTTAGTTTTAATCTTAAATGCTGGGAGTTCATCTCTTAAATTTCAGCTTATGAATCATGCAACTCATGATGTATTTGCTAGAGGAGTTGCTGAAAGAATTGGAGTAGATGGAAGATTAGCAATTGAGTCAAATGGAACTAAAACTAAAAAAGATGTAAATTTACCTACACATAAAGAAGCAATTGAATTAGTTTTAGAATCCTTAGTAACAAAACCTCACAAAGTTATTGATTCAGTAGAAAAAGACATAGATGCAATTGGACATAGAGTTGTTCATGGAGGTGAATATTTTTCAAAATCTGTAATAATTGATGAAAATGTAATTACAAAACTTGAAAGATTAGTTCCTTTAGCTCCACTACACAATCCCGCACATATTATGGGTATTAAAATCTGTATGGACTTAATGAAAGAAAAACCAAATGTAGCAGTTTTTGACACTGCATTTCATCAGACCATGGATCCAAGTACATACTTGTACGCTGTACCTTATGAAGATTATAAAAAATTTGCTTTAAGAAAATATGGTTTCCATGGAACTAGTCATCATTTTGTTTCAAAAGAAGCAAATAAATTATTAAAAAAAGACAATCCAAAAGTCATAGTTTGTCACTTAGGAAATGGTTCATCAATTTGTGCAGTAAAAGATGGTAAATCAATTGATACATCAATGGGATTAACTCCACTTGAGGGTCTAATAATGGGCACAAGAAGTGGTGATATTGATCCAGCTGCTATTTCTTATTTAATGGAAAAGAAACAAATGAGTGCACAAGATGTAGTTAATTATTTAAATAAAAAATCTGGTCTTTTAGGTGTATCTGGAATTAGTTCTGATTTAAGAGAAGTAATTGAAGCTAGTACAAATGGTGATGAAAGAGCCATATTAGCTATTGATATGATTTGCAATCGAATCAAAAAATATATTTGTGCATATGCAGGAATGCTTGGTGGACTTGATGCAATCTGTTTTACAGCAGGAGTTGGAGAAAATGCAAGCATAATTAGAGAAAAAGCTTGTGAAAATTTGAATTTTATGGGTATTGAATTAGATAATGAAAAAAATGAAAAAAGACAAACAGGGAAAAGAGAAATCAATACAAATAAATCAAAAGTAAAAATTTTTGTTATACCTACAAATGAAGAGTTTGTTATTGCAAATGATACTTATAATTTAGCCAAAGATTTATAA
- a CDS encoding 3'-5' exonuclease, whose translation MYSLIKNHFSKKKLKDKKYLYLFDKPKQDEYVCFDCETTGLNPKIDDIISIGAVIIKDNTIVSSKKFVRFIKPKTKLQEDSIKIHYIRECDLENAENIDKVIEEFLEFIGNRKLVGYFLEFDIAMVNKYIKDKIGIKLPNKTLEVSAIYYDWKIETIPQGHIDLRFDTIMKELQIPIMGKHDAYNDAMMTAMMFLKLKNQAKMKRHT comes from the coding sequence ATGTATAGTTTAATAAAAAATCATTTTAGTAAAAAAAAGTTAAAAGATAAAAAATATCTTTATTTATTTGATAAACCAAAGCAAGATGAATATGTATGTTTTGATTGTGAAACAACAGGATTAAATCCAAAAATTGATGATATTATATCTATTGGTGCAGTTATAATAAAAGATAATACAATAGTTTCTAGTAAAAAATTTGTTAGATTTATTAAACCAAAAACAAAATTACAAGAAGACTCAATTAAAATTCATTATATAAGAGAATGTGATTTAGAAAATGCTGAAAATATTGATAAAGTAATTGAAGAGTTTTTAGAGTTTATAGGAAATAGAAAACTAGTTGGGTACTTTTTAGAGTTTGATATTGCAATGGTTAATAAATATATTAAAGATAAAATTGGTATAAAACTTCCAAATAAAACCTTAGAAGTTTCTGCTATTTATTACGATTGGAAAATAGAAACAATTCCTCAAGGACATATCGATTTAAGATTTGATACTATTATGAAAGAACTTCAAATACCAATTATGGGTAAACATGATGCGTATAATGATGCAATGATGACTGCAATGATGTTTTTAAAATTGAAAAATCAAGCAAAAATGAAAAGACATACATAA